One part of the Ralstonia pickettii genome encodes these proteins:
- a CDS encoding beta-ketoacyl synthase chain length factor, with translation MTRLSAFIESVGILGPGLPDWSHTTDVLAGRARYAHAPTELPPPAGLPSAERRRTGPVVKLALAVGHEAVAASGRDAATLATVFSSSGGDGHNCNAICETLAGDDRKLSPTRFHNSVHNAPAGYWSIATHAMAPSNVLCAYDGSFAAGLLDSLCQVAIDATPTLLIAYDGDYPEPLNAVRAVPDLFAVALVLAPEAGPRTLARIDVALTDAPLTALAEPGLETLWHGNAAARALPLLEALAEGRQGRVVLEYLAETRVQVDITLGTT, from the coding sequence ATGACCCGACTCAGCGCCTTCATCGAGAGCGTCGGCATCCTCGGGCCCGGTCTGCCGGATTGGTCGCATACGACAGACGTGCTTGCCGGCCGTGCGCGCTACGCACACGCACCGACCGAGTTGCCGCCGCCAGCCGGCCTGCCGTCGGCCGAACGCCGCCGCACGGGGCCGGTGGTCAAGCTCGCCCTGGCAGTCGGCCACGAGGCTGTCGCTGCCAGCGGACGCGATGCCGCTACGCTGGCCACGGTCTTCAGTTCGTCCGGCGGCGACGGCCATAACTGCAACGCCATCTGTGAAACCCTGGCGGGGGACGACCGCAAGCTCTCACCTACGCGTTTTCACAACTCCGTGCACAACGCGCCAGCCGGCTACTGGAGCATCGCCACGCACGCGATGGCACCGTCCAACGTGCTGTGCGCGTACGACGGCAGCTTTGCCGCCGGCCTGCTGGACAGCCTCTGCCAGGTCGCAATTGACGCCACGCCAACGCTGCTGATCGCCTATGACGGCGACTACCCGGAACCGCTGAACGCGGTGCGCGCCGTGCCCGATCTGTTTGCAGTGGCGCTGGTGCTCGCGCCCGAAGCCGGCCCGCGCACGCTCGCGCGCATTGACGTTGCGCTGACCGACGCGCCGCTAACGGCGTTGGCAGAACCCGGGCTCGAAACGCTGTGGCACGGCAACGCCGCAGCCCGCGCGCTGCCGCTGCTGGAAGCGTTGGCCGAAGGGCGCCAAGGCCGGGTGGTGCTGGAGTATTTGGCAGAAACCCGCGTGCAGGTCGACATCACTCTCGGCACGACATGA